The genomic segment TGTGTTCTCCGGCACACTTGCATACCACTGCGTCACGTTGCCTGtggcttttgtttttgccatGTAAGTGAAAGGTTCCAGCATCAAGCACAGACAAGATCTATTTATCAGAAATGAGGAAGTTGCTTGTTGGGACTAGTTCAGACTTGTCCTGCAGCATGTTTGTAAAGGCTCCACTTTATTGATTCGACAattgtaacctttttttttttttttttttttttaaggctacACCAAACACTTGGTCGAAAATCCTCCTATTTTGACCCTTGATTAAGATGTTCTTGTTTTGATTTTCACTTCTGATCAGTTTTTCGTGGCACCATCTGTCATTGGTAATAAAATCTGAATAGTGCTATGATTTTCCCCAAGCTTTAGATCTTTCAAGTGACAAGCTGTATGTCAGACCTACTATGATGGAACTGTGTTTCAGTAAATACCTAATGCTTAGTAGTCCATAGCTCATCTTTTTTGCATTTTAggaatttttaaatatttaattttaggCTTTGCAGCAATGATCCTCTAATGGCGTTGCTAATGAAATGCCAGGCCCAGATAATTTGATTTCTAGAACATAAACAGGCATTGTACTGACCCTGTAGTTTTTCCCACACACCACTGTTATGGATTTCCAGCAGGGTGTATCTGCAGCTGGCTCAGTCTATTTAAGCAATGACTAGTCTTCCAATGCCAGAGTTATGAGTAAGagatagggttgggcatcagCTTAAAAGATACTGCCGATGCGACGATCACTCTTTTGAAAATTTGGATGTCTGAGATAATTGTGTTATGACTAAGCAATCCctgggaattaaaaaaaaaaaaaatgtttttattataagtACCCCATTACATAATGATCTACACATGATATAACAAAACACTCAAAAATAATTCAGTCCTTGCAAAACAAGCTGAGGGCATACAGGGAGACGCAAAAGCCCCAATGTTCTCAGGCCACTGGGCTAAGTCAGCCTCTTGTATACTCCCGACCCGGCTCCATAAAGAGCTGAAGGCAGGCAGGCTGACGCTGTGCCTGGTGGAACCCCCCTGACTCAGCAGAGCTGGAAATTAAACAACTGTTATTGGCATGGTGCAGAAGACAAGGCTGCTGCTGTTCTGTTAATGCTTGCATAGTCCTTTTACTTGCTGCTTGGTTGATGTGTTCATGTTCACAGTGTTTCTTAAAATATGTGTTTTGATACAAACTTTCAGTACGTCCTGTTCTTTTTGCCAGGACTACCAAGAGAGCTCAGACGCTGTACGATGGGCAGCCAACCAGTCCTCCTGGAGTGAGTCACATCCCCATGGCTGAGCCTTTCTGCAACCGAACCAGAGAGGTGCATGCATATTACATTTACATAACCTATGTCagaatataattaataataattcctgTACCATAATATGAGTTGGCTTGGCCAAAATGGACCAGAAGTGTGAAGATAATGGAAAGGTGACCAAAAAAAAGCGGCACATGAGAGCTACACTGTTCAGAGTCAAATTGCTCACGGCTGAGCCACATCTGATCCACAATGAAGTGctgcattttaacaaaaaaaaataaaacttcagtgcgtaactttttgatattaataaacgtctgttacattcaagccattgccaataaatattttctgatcCGTAGTCTCGCGtggccagacctatctccacagggCTAGAGCTGATCTCCAACAGACCAAAATGGCATATCTGATCAGGAGACGGCACGCAGCATAGCGGGCAGTGTTTTATTTCCTCAACACTACAGTGGAGAGAACGAGCTGAGCAGCTAATAAAACCACGTCAACAGGTCCCGCCTGTTCTCCCATCCCATCAGCTGTATGGAGACGGTTACTAACTCTCTGTCCTGGTGCAGGTTCTGGTGGAGGTGGCGCGGAGCCTGGGGGTCAAGTGCCATGTGCGAGGCACTATGCTGAGTATCGAGGGCCCCCGCTTTTCCTCGCGGGCCGAGAGCCTGATGTTCCGCCAGTGGGGTGCTGACGTCATCAATATGACCACTGTGCCAGAGGTGGTCCTCGCCAAGGAGGCCGGCCTGTGCTACGCCAGCATCGCCATGGCAACAGACTATGACTGTTGGAAGGAGCATGAGGAGGCGGTAAGTGGCAGGCTGGAGATCCtaaaagcacttttttttttactttgatgtCTCTTCTGTCCTTGTTTGTGCCTTGTGTGAGTCAGTATCGGCAAAGCGGGATGCACGGTTGGTGCATTTTGGGTGAcatcccttccttcctttttgtgtttgttgtctgtGCAGCCAGTAGTATCACCTTTTTATTATCTGTTGTTTGCTTTTAGTTGTTTAAGATTTCTTTTCTTAGCATTCAGCTTACCATCACTGGAGAACTTTTGGATAAAAGCTATGAGCTGGGTCCCAGCAGGCTAATAACTAAATATACTGTAGCATTTTATTATCTAACTTGTCATCAGGTTATATACTTTCAtactttctacttttactaagcTGGTGATTTACACTTGACCCAGATCCATCTTGCTTGCTGGACCACTTATGCCAAAGTGTGCTATAAAACAATTGTTGCACAATTGTATCGGATCTTTCCACGTTAGCTCTGAGCTAGAAGTGCAATTGTGACACATCATCAAGGTAGTAATCATTGCTCTCACAGAGAAAAATGTTGATGATGGCAGCCAGATGGTTAAGGTCTATAAAAAGATGTACCAGacggtggccgggttggatcagtgggtagagcaggcacacatgtactgagaggtttatgcctcgacgcagaggtccagggttaaaatccgacctgtgacgatttcctgcatgtcttccccctctctttctcccctttctcatCTAGCTGcctgtcaattaaaggtggaaaagccccaaaaataatcttaaaaaaaaaagatgtatcaGTCTATCTACTATAAGCAAAACAATAGTTGGACATCTGTGGTTTCTGTAACAGGACTCATTATTTCAGTTTTCATTTACTCAGCCTGATAAGTTATTAAAGTAATTTGTATTTAACTTGATGCAATACAGTAATCCCTAGCTTGTTTTTCTCTTCACTTCCTGCAACTCTTGTTGTTCTTGTAACAGAAGAGACATTGTTTACTGTAAACTGTGGTGATCAGTGTCTTCTTGTAGCAGGAGACAAGCTTTGGGTTCATGATGTCCTCAGTTTTTGTCACAGAGCACGCTAGGTGTTGATCACTTGAAATTGATTGATTTATATAAACAGGCACATAGTGTTTGGGGCACACATTCACTGTCTCACAAACTTCGGAATTgctttcataaaaaaaagtaaatgtgtaCTTTTCCAGGGATAAcataaattaacttttttggtAATAGCTCTGTCACTTTTAAGGCAATTCTGTCAGAAGTTAACTTTATGCTTTCCTCTTGGAGCTGATTTGAAGAACAGTGTTAAATTGTAGGTGGGAACATTATAAAAGCAAATCTTTGCTTTTATAATGATAAGTTTAAATTCCTTCAAATACCAGATTGACTTTTCTTCTGCAGTGTTTAAAGTTAGCACATCACTGAACCATTACATTATTAAGAAGAAAAACGTTTCTAGACCATATgtcttaaaaatgtttttaagacTCACTTTTATGCTCTAgcttttaattttagtttatccgattttctttttttattgtgtctaATCTATcggtctgtctatctgtctgatTTCAAGGGTTTCAATTTGTGTCTCAACTTGTTTCTACTTGAATTGTGTTGTATTTCCGCTATATCTATGTATACGTGTGTTTTATGCTTGTATACATATGTTTTCGTCTTTCTGAAGCACTTTGTTGCAAACTTGTTTGCttttaaagtgctatataaatgaaataaacttAAACATATGATGGGGTTCTCAACAAAGGTTTTCACCATCTGTGCGCCGTAAGCAGAGCAGAGTATTTGTGGCTTCTCTTGGCTTCCGATTGACCTTCTCTCTGTCAGACACTCTGGATAATGCAGTTGATATAGTGTGTGTGGGCGAGTTTCAGTTTATTTGTCACTGATCCAGCCAAACTCGCAACTCCACTTCCGAGTTCCTGCAGCTGACCTCTTCCCCCTCCTGTCGCAGAAGGCTCGCCACATCCTTCCCCCCCAGTCGGCTTGCCTGCCAGCCTCCGGTGGAAGCCCTGCCAGAGGAGGTTGAGTCACACTGAGTCATCAGCTTCACTGTCCTCATCCTGGCAAACACCACAAAAACACGAACCCAGTCATTGAATGTGACATGAAAACAAAGCACTCAAGGGAGGGGTTAATTGAGGttaaaggagaaaacacaagcacaGGACGGAAATAATGTAacttactgtacagtatgtgtggctGAGTAATGTTATTATCACCAACATCATTTCATGCAGATATACTTAAATATTTATCTTGACCGTGTGACTGAGGCCTTCGTTTCTCTACGTGAATACAGCTGATGAATAAGCATGCTTATGATTTTTATTTCCCCTTTTCTTGTAGCGATGTTCATCAGGTGAATGATGTTATGATTGCCAGTGTCATAGACATGGCAGGTGAAATTGCTCAAAGTGTATTATGAATACCACATAATGAGTCATTGGAGTACAAGGCCCAGCTGGTATCTACTGATTTTCACATCTGCACTGTTGGCTATTTCCGCGACTGACTTGCAGGTTCTGTTGTGACTTGAATAAACTTGGAGATCAAACTAAATTTCTCCTTGAACAGCTCCCCTTGCTGTCCGGTATCGAGCTGGTACCTTcacatctgtttttttctttttttttttttttttagggaaacacaAAGTGACAAGACACTTAAAGGAAGTGCAATTTGCATTTCTGTAAGTGATTCTTATCACACGCTGGCTGTTTTCTTCTCTTGTCCTAGGTCTGTGTTGACAACGTACTGAAGACGATGAAGGAGAACGCCAACAAAGCCAGTAGTATCCTGCTGACTGCAATACCTCAGATTAGTCAGATGGACTGGGCTCAGACAATGAAGGCCTTGAAAGTAAGTTGTCAACTTTATGATGATTCATTTCCATTCACTAAGTGTTTGAAGAGGTTGTGAAAGAGGTTCTGTTTACCTTTTTATAGCTGGCTGTCTTGAACGGAGATCTCATTTATTCTGCCTCCTGTCTCACTGAGCCACATCTTAAACTGTGTTTCAAAAGAATAATCAAACCATCTGGAGCATTACCACTCTCCAGACACTACCCGTTCATGAACGTGATTATCACCGTGAGGCCCAAGTGCCAAAAAAAGAAACCATCGCTCCATCTGTGAGGCTGACTTAGACGCTGTCATTGTGCTGTATTGCAGCTTTTTATTCTATAAAATCCAACTCAGCTGATTTAActtttaatggaaaaaaaatttgaaaacatttaagcATGAAAACACACCATGACTGTAATACTGTATTACCGTCTTAACCCAATATATGTGgtaataaaaatatgaaatgcATAATTAACCGTGCACATGTTTAACAAATGTTAATACAAATGTTTAACACATTTTTGTATCATAATTAATTGCACTTAAGACAATCACATAAGTGTTTTCACACTGGGTACATCCATTTGCAACAATACTTTTTAATATGCTTGAAGTACGTTAAGGTTGCAGGAAGTTAAGTAGGTACATACGTTTATTGGAAAGGTTCACACTTTGGAATAAAATGATTTATCTGAATTGTGGTAATGGTAACCGGCACACCCGTTTAATAAAACCTCCAGATTCATTATCTCCTCAGTTTCTCTTCAACTTTCTAATGTAATTCACTTTTGGCCTCAGACTAGACTAAAACACTAGACAACGTTCACAATCTAAATGTAGTTATTGTTGCTGTATGTCTTTGACACATACACAGGGGGGGTGAAAAACTATTGTGTTCCTTCTGTTACAGTCAATGGCCCAATCTTCAGTCATGTTACCGAAACACTAAGCGTGCAGAAAACAATGAAGTAGAAAAGGAAACCAGACACCACCTGTATCGCCACCGACTACAGACTCAACTCTGCTTGTGGATTTGTCATCAGTGAATCACAAGAAAGTGCCTCACATCAATAATGCATGTGCTCTGTCTTCATCACCCCCCTTCCTCAGAAAAATTTAAGTGTTTTTCTCTGGAACAGCCATGAGTATCGTCACTCCAGCAGTTTTTCTGTCAGTCTCTCTCAAAAGGGCAACAAAGATTTTAGGTCTTCTAAGGATTAACTAgaggttattttttttgtgcatttatattttgtgtgttctgtcaacatttaaaatgtatatatttgcctgtaaactttttttttaattttttttattgctgttaATTTACTGCAATAAAAATGCTTTGCAAGTTTAGCACATAAGTACTTTGTTACTGCCTTAGTTACAAGTAATCTAAACCTTTTTTAAAGTAGAATCTGATGTCTTGAACATATTgcatgtactca from the Perca flavescens isolate YP-PL-M2 chromosome 2, PFLA_1.0, whole genome shotgun sequence genome contains:
- the mtap gene encoding S-methyl-5'-thioadenosine phosphorylase isoform X2 encodes the protein MASTVPIKIGIIGGSGLDDPDILEGRTERYVDTPYGKPSDALILGKIKNVECVLLARHGRQHTIMPSNVNYQANIWALREEGCTHLLVTTACGSLREEIQPGDIVIIDQFIDRTTKRAQTLYDGQPTSPPGVSHIPMAEPFCNRTREVLVEVARSLGVKCHVRGTMLSIEGPRFSSRAESLMFRQWGADVINMTTVPEVVLAKEAGLCYASIAMATDYDCWKEHEEAVCVDNVLKTMKENANKASSILLTAIPQISQMDWAQTMKALKSMAQSSVMLPKH
- the mtap gene encoding S-methyl-5'-thioadenosine phosphorylase isoform X1, with amino-acid sequence MASTVPIKIGIIGGSGLDDPDILEGRTERYVDTPYGKPSDALILGKIKNVECVLLARHGRQHTIMPSNVNYQANIWALREEGCTHLLVTTACGSLREEIQPGDIVIIDQFIDRTTKRAQTLYDGQPTSPPGVSHIPMAEPFCNRTREVLVEVARSLGVKCHVRGTMLSIEGPRFSSRAESLMFRQWGADVINMTTVPEVVLAKEAGLCYASIAMATDYDCWKEHEEAVCVDNVLKTMKENANKASSILLTAIPQISQMDWAQTMKALKLAVLNGDLIYSASCLTEPHLKLCFKRIIKPSGALPLSRHYPFMNVIITVRPKCQKKKPSLHL